The Chloroflexota bacterium DNA window CTCCTTCAGGAAGGAGTGGGGGCCGGAGAAGTTGGAGATGTAGACGGCGATGTGGTGGCCATCGTAGGGCGGGAGAGCGCCCTCTGTCTCGCGGAAGCGGAGCTCCTGCTTCAGGCCCATGCGCACGTGGGCGGTGTTGTCCTCGACGTAGGCGGGGGCGTCGATGATCTCGCGGTAGAAGCGGGCGATGCCCTCGGCCGCGCCGGCGGGGACGTGGAACTCGACGTAGGGTATGCCGACGGGCCACTCGTTGGCGTAGGCCTCGCCCTGGGTGCAGCGGAACTTGTTGCCCCACGGACAGGTGGCTATGACGGCGTCGCCCTCGACGGAGCAGTCGAACTTGGTGCCCTCGAGGAGAGGCTTGACGGCCTCCAGGCGCGCCTTGAGGGCCTCGATATCGGGGACCTCAAGGCCGATGACGCCGCGGAGGACCTGCATGCCGCGGGTGGGCAGGTGGAACTGCTGTTTGCCGGCGTTGGCCCACATGTTGTCCTGGCCCACCATCATGTAGGGGTCGCGGGTGAGGCCGAGGCCGGAGATGTAGAAGATCTGGGCCAACCGCTGGTCCGGGACGAGCACGTTGACGTGCTCCATCATCAGGATGTTGCCGACGTCCTGCACCGATCGGTCAAAGGTTGCTTCCACCACCATGGCCTCCTCCTTCGCCTGCCGGCTCGCGCTCCAAGGGGATGCGGCACGGCTGCCCTGCGGTTGGTTGCGCCTATTATGCCAAACCGAGCGGCGGTCGGCTAGCACCGGATGGCAGGGACTGCGGTCGGGCGGTTGGCGGACGGGAAAGCGAGCAGCCCCCGGCGTTCTGCCGGAGGCTGCTGCGTTGCTCCGTTGGATTGAAGGCTTCGGCTAGACGGCCGCGGCCTTGACGTAGTCTGAGATGGCGCTCTTGATGCCCCTCATCCGGGTGAACTCCGGGTACTTGCCGTCCTCACTGTGCCGGTCGAAGACGACCTCGTCGTCACAGGTGACCTTGAGGATGCCGGCGTCGCCGGGGGTGATGGTGAGCGCAACCTTGTTGCCCAGTTCCGCGAAAATCTCGGTGGCTATCCAAGCCGCCTGCGGCAGGTAGCCTCAAGGCACGCAGTAGGTGATCTCCACAATCGGTTTGCCTTCCATGACGCAACTCCTTGGTAAGGTTGAGGACAGGGTAATTTGGGAGGGGGAGGCTGTCAACCGGCGGGGGGGTAGCCAGAGAATTTAAGTGACTGTGCGCTCACCACGTCCGTGCCACTGGCAGTACGCTCCTATCGTGGCCGGTGCTGTACACCTGCTTCCCCCATCACCGCCTACAGTGTCTATGCACAGCGCAATTACCCTCTCACGGTTAGTCTCTGCTTGCCCGCGGCGTAGGCGCTTAACGCAATTCCAACAGGTTACCTCGGCCCTGTTGGTGGTCAGATTGTCGTCCCCCTGCATAGGCGGGCCCTTAATTGGCATGGACGTTAGGCGGCGGCACAACCGCACCGAAATGCCTTGATACAAACTCTGCATATGAACCTTCGCTGGTAATCGGTCTTTGGCTTGAATGTTGTGATCCACGGGTCCCAACTCCCTGAGTCAAGACAACTCTACCTATTGGTCTCGCAAAGAATCGAACGGGGGCTGGCGACGTCGCCGCAACGCGCCAGCCCCCGCATCTGCGCGAGGCCGGTTGTGAGACCGACCCCGTGTTCGACAGTGTCAGGTGTGCGCTACCCGCACTTGTTGTAGCCGCACTCGTAGCACTTGGCGCAGCCCTCCTCGTAGATGAGCTGGCCCGAGCACTCCGGGCAGCGTCCCCAGTGGCTGATGACGGGCCTCGCCTCCGGGGCCGCGGGCGCCAAGGGCAGGGCGATGCCGCCGGACGCCGACTCCTTTGCGAAGAGGGCGTACTGCTCGCCGTAGGGGCTGCCGGGCTCCATGCCGCACACGCGGGCCAGCGCCAACGCCAGCGCGTCCGGGGCGGAGCGGACGAGGGTGCCCTCGCTCCAGACGGGCTCGTCGGTGATTCCGCGAAGCTGCGCGACGATGGCGTCCGGGTCGACGCCGGAGCGCAGGGCCATGGACACCAGCCGGGAGATGCCCTCCAGCTGCGCCTGATCTGAGCTGCCTGCCTTGCCGAGGGCGGTGAAGACCTCAAAGGGCTTGCCGTCTTCATCAAAGTTAATGGTTATGTACATGTTGCCGTGGCTGGTGCGGACGCGCTCCGTGACGCCGCGGACCTGCGGGGGCCTGCGCCGCATCGTCCGATGCTGCTCGGCCTCCACTTCCTGCACCGGCTGGAGGGCGGAGGTCTCGGCGGTGCCGGCGGTCAGGACTTCCTTCTCGCGGCTGCCGGCGCGGTAGACGGTGATGCCCTTGCAGCCGGTCTCCCACGCCTGCATGTAGGTGTTCTCGACGTCATCCACGGTGGCGCTGTTGGGGAAGTTGATGGTCTTGGAGATGGCAGCGTCCGTGGACTCCTGAAAGGCGGCCTGCATGCGGACGTGCCACTCGGGGGCGATGTCGGGCGCGGTGGCGAAGACCTCACGCACCCAATCGGGGGCCTCATCGCTGTCCTGCAGGGAGTTGCCGGTGGAGAGCCACTCGGCGATCTCGTCGCTGTAGAAGCCCTCGTGCCTGGCGACGGCCTCGAAGGCGCTGTCGACGTAGAAGAGGGTCTGGCCCTCAAGGATGTTGTGCTTGCGGAAGGCGAGGGCGAATATCGGCTCGATGCCGCTGGAGCAGCCGGCGATCATGGAGATGGTGCCGGTGGGCGCGACGGTGAGCTGGCAGGCGTTGCGCTGGGGCGTCATGCCGGCGAGCTGCTGGCGGCTGCCCTCCCAGGCGAGGAAGGGGCCGCGCTCGCCGGCGAGGCGCTCGGACTCGGCGCGGGCCTCGCCGGCGATGAACTGCATGACGGCGCGGCCGATCTCGACGCCCTCCTCGGAGTCGTAGGGCACGCCCAGGCGCACGAGCATGTCGGCGAAGCCCATCACGCCCAGCCCGGTCTTGCGGGTGAGCAGGTTCATCTTCTCGATCTCGGGGACCGAGTAGTTGTTGGCGTCTATGGTGTTGTCGAGGAAGTGGGCGGCCAGCCGGACGGTGGAGCGCAGCAGGTCCCAGTCGATCTCCGCGCCGTCGGGGCCGAAGGAGAGCATCCTGGTCAGGTTGATGGAACCGAGGTTGCAGGACTCGTACGGGAGCAGGGGCTGCTCGCCGCAGGGGTTGGTGGCCTCCATGGAGCCGAGGTGGGGCGTTGGCTGGCGGCGGTTGACCTCGTCCAGGAAGATCATGCCGGGCTCGCCGTTGCGCCACGCGCCCTGGACGATCTTGGTGAAGAGCGCGCGGGCGTCACGCTCGACGCCGGTGGGCTCCTGGGTGACGGGGTCGATCTCGGCGATCGTGCCGCCGTTGACGACGGCCTGCATGAACTCGTCCGTCGCGCCGACGGAGATGTTGAAGTTGTGGATCTCGCCCTCCCGGCGCTTGCAGTCGATGAACTCCTCGATGTCGGGGTGGTGGACGCTCATGACGGCCATGTTGGCGCCGTCGCGCTTGCCGCCCTGGGTGATCATCGTCGAGACGCTGGAGAGGTGGCGGAGGACGGCGATGGGGCCGCAGGCCTTGCCGTGGGTGCTGGAGATGTGAGCGCCCTTCTGGCGCAGGTTGGAGAGGGGCACGCCGGTGCCGCCGCCGAACTTCTGGACCATGGCGATGTCCGAGGCGGTCTTCATGATGGCCGACATGCTGTCCTCAAGCGGGAGGACGAAGCAGGCGGAGAGGGTGCCGGCGTCCGTGCCCGCGTTCATCATGGTGGGCGAGTTGGGCAGGAACTCGAGCCGGGTCATCATGCCGTAGAAGGCGTCCTCGGTCTCGGCCACCTCCAGGTCGGTCGCGCCGTAAGCGCGGTCGGCCTGGGCGATGGCACGGGCGACGCGGCGGAACATGCCGCGGGCGTCCTCGACGGGCTCGAACTTGTCGTTCTTCATGAAGTAGCGGTGGGTCAGGACGCGGAGGGCGTTTTCCGTGAGGTGGGGGCCCTCGCCGTCCTCGGGCCGGGTCAGGCCCTGGACCTCCAAGGCGCGCGTGATGCGGGTCCGGCCGGGGCCGGACTGGGGAATGGCGGGGGCAGCGCCCTCCAGCCGGTCGATGGCGGTCTGCAGCGCGGCGCGGACGGCGGGCTCGGTCGTCGCGGCGAGCTTGCCGCGGATGTCGGCCAGGGCCTCCTCTCGCTCAACGTCCTTGCGGGAACGGATGTCAACCACGGTTATGCTCCTTCATTGGTGTATCTACATGAGATCGACGTGGGCCCGTTCAGGCCCCAATGGCTCGCCGGGGGAGTGGGAAGTGTACTATCCCCCAGCGGCCGGTTTCTTGGGTCGTCTAACCGTCTTTTCGGGAGTTTCGCCGCCGGGCATGGGGAGGGAAAGCTGCGCCTCCAGCGCGGCCGCGGTGTTGGGGTCCGGGTCCCGCTGCAGCGCCTCCACTTCCTGCGCGAAGCTCTCCAAATCCGTGAAGTTGCGGTACACGCTGGCGAACCGCACGTACGCGACGTGGTCAAGGGCCTTGAGCCCCTCCATGACCAGCCGGCCGATCAACGTGCCGGGGACCTCCGCCTTGCCCAAGGTGACAATCTGCCGCTCGACGTCGTCCACGAGCCGGTCGATGGCCTGGGACGAGACGGGCAACTTGGCGCAGGAGATGAGGATGCCGCTACGGACCTTCTCGCGGTCGAACTCCTCCCGGCGGCCGTCGCGCTTGACGACGAGCTGGGCGGCCGTGAAGGGGCGCTCGACGGTGGTGAAGCGGAGGCCGCACCGGGCGCACTCGCGGCGGCGCTTGATGCCGTCGCTGGCGTCCCGGGAGTCGGTGACGCGGGAGTCGTCGTGGTCGCAGTAGGGGCAGCGCATCCTGTGCTCAGTCTCCTTCTTCCGCTACCGCTTATGGTAGGGAGTGGCAACTATGCCACAAGATGTTGTGGTTGTCAACGCTGATTTTCTTCGATTTGTTTTGTCCCTGCGATGCGAATGGGATGGCGTTACAATTGAGGCAGAAGTGAAATTCTCGAGAACCCCGTTCGCAAGCACAATCGCTGTAGAAGGAGCGCACATGGGCCGTCGGACAACGCTGAGGCGTTCACTGGTCGCTGTGATCATGGTGGGGGCGCTGGCGCTCTTGGTGCAAGCAGCCTGTGACAGGGAGCCGGCGTCGACGGGGGCGGTGGGGCCGACGCCGCGGGCGGCGACCACTGCGGCCGCGTCGCCGACGCCGGCGCACCCGGGGCAGGCGAACTACGTGACGCACTGCGCGGCGTGCCACGGGGTGAGCGGCGAGGGGCAGCCGAACTGGTTCGCGCGGGGGCCGGACGGGCTGCTGCCCGCGCCGCCGCACGACAACTCGGGCCACACGTGGCACCACGGCGATGGGTACCTGTTCCAGGTGACGAAGCGCGGCGGGCTGACCTTCGCGATGCCGGGGCAGCCGAGCGGGATGCCGGGCTTCGACCTGGAGATGACGGACGCTGAGATCATCGAGGTGCTGGAGTACATCAAGAGGTTCTGGGGGGCGGACGAGCGGGAGTTTCAGCGGTCTGCGAGTGTCGGGGACCCGTACCCTTAGGGGGTGCGCCGCTCCTCGCGGGGCCGCCACTCGGGGTCTGCGGGGCCCCGTTCACGCTTCGAGAGCGTCAGGGGGGACGGCCTCCCCGCTGCGCCCCGCCACCCCCCGCGCCTCCCCTGGATACCGGCTTTCGCCGGTATGGAGGGTTGGGGTCATCTTGGCGGGGTCAGGGCGGGCGGCCCCTCTGCCCCTCCCCTCTGGATTCCTGCCCCCGTATCGGGGTACGGGGCATGCTTCGCAGGAATGACGGGGTGGGGGGTATGAATGACGCGTTGGGGGCGGGGCGTCTTCGCGACGCGTGCTCTGCATTTGCCGAGGGTGGCTGCCCTTGGGAGCAGCGGGCGGTTCGCGAACCGCCCCTACTGGGCCTTCCCGCCCCGCCTACTGCGCCGCCCTTGGTTACCGCCCCCGTATCGGGGTACGGGGCATGCTTCCGCCGGTATGGAGAGCTCGGACTAGTTGAGGTTGGCGGACTCTACCAGGCGCTCGAAGCGGGCGGGGTTTCGGAAGGGGCCTACTATGGCTACGTTGAGGTTCTGGGGGACGAGCATCTCTCGGGCGGCTTGCTGGAGGTCCTCTGTGGTGACGGCGTCTATGCGCTCCACGATGTCGTCGGGGGTGGAGACGTGCTGGCGCGTGAGGCGCTGGCTGCCGAGCCAGAGGGCGACGTTGCGGGTGTCTTCCATGCGCAGGAGGAGGCGGCCCTTGGCGTACTCGCGGGCCTTGTCGAGCTCGTCCTCGGGGACGCCGTCCTTGAGCTTGGCGAGCTCTGCGAGGATGGTCTCGAGGGCGAGGGAGGCGTTTCGGGGGTCGACGGCGGCGTAGACCTCCATGGCGCCGGCGTCGCGGTAGTGGGCGGTGCCGCTGTGGGCCTCATAGGCGAGGCCGCGTTCTTCCCGGAGCTCCATGAAGAGGCGGCTGCTCATGCCCTCTCCGAGGACGGAGCTGAGCATGTCATAGGCGTAGCGCTGGGGGTGCTCTGTGGAGACGCCGTGGAAGCCGAGGCAGATGTGGGCCTGCTCCGACTTGCGGTTCTCTACGTTGACGCGGGGGGCCTGCTGGTCGAGGACGACGGGGTAGTAGTCGAGGGGGTCGCCGGTGGGCCAGTCGCCCATGGAGCGTTCGAAGTAGCCGACGATCTCCTCGTGGTCGATGTTGCCGGCGACGGTGATGACGGCGTTGGAGGGGACGTACTGGTGGTTGACGAGGCGGAGCATGGCGTCGCGGGAGAGGGCCTTGACGGAGTCGGCGGTGCCGCCGACGTCGCGGCCGAGGGGCTGGTCGGGCCACATGGTCTGGTCGATGAGGAGGCCGGCGCGGGAGTCGGGGTGATCGCGGCTGGCGGCGAGCTCCTCGAGGATGACGCCGCGCTCCTTCTCGAGCTCGATGGGGTCAAAGAGGGGGTTGCGGACCATGTCGACGATGAGGTCGGCGGCGATGTCGAAGTGGGGTCGCGCGACCTTGCACCAGTAGGTGGTGACCTCCCGGGCGGTGGTGGCGTTCATGAGGCCGCCGACGCGGTCCATGGTCTCAGAGACCATGCGGGGCGTTGGGCGGGTTGGGGTGCCCTTGAAGCAGAGGTGCTCGACGAAGTGGAAGGCGCCGGCCTCGTCGTCGGACTCGTAGCGAGAGCCGCCGACGACGAGGAAGCCGAGGGTGACGGAGCGGGTGTGGGGCATGGCGCTGGTGATGACGCGGAGGCCGTTGCTGAGGGTAGCTTGCTGGAACATGACACCTTCCGGGAGTGCAGGATGTCCGCTTTGACGAGAGCAGGGGCTCTGACTGAAGCGGGTGTCCGCTCTGACGTGAGCGGGGGGCTTGTCTGCGAGTGTACGCCTGACGGGTGCGGGGGTCAATTTTTGCGGGCTCCTCTCGTCGTGTGCGGCGGGTGCTTCGACGGGGTCAGGATGGGTGCTGGACGGCCGGCGGATGACGGGGCGTCGGGGAAGTTGTTGGGCTGCGCGAATGTCAATCGAACGGGCGCCGTCGTAGCTGGCGAGGGTGGGTCCAGGGGGTTGTTTCCCCTTTGTTTTGAATGGGATGTGTCGCATTTCAGCTACGCGTCCAATATTTTCTGCAAAATGGGGCGTTCTCCGAGGCGCTGGCGGTCGGCGAGCGCGTCGGCCTCGGCTCGCGCCAGGCGGACGATCAGCTTGACGATGCGCAGGAGGTCGCGGGCGCCGACTCGGGGATCGAGCAACACGTCGGCGATCCTGAATCGCATGAGGTTGAACTCCGGGGAGAAGAGGCCTTCGCGCTGCATTTCGCCGAGGGTGTCCTG harbors:
- a CDS encoding vitamin B12-dependent ribonucleotide reductase — its product is MVDIRSRKDVEREEALADIRGKLAATTEPAVRAALQTAIDRLEGAAPAIPQSGPGRTRITRALEVQGLTRPEDGEGPHLTENALRVLTHRYFMKNDKFEPVEDARGMFRRVARAIAQADRAYGATDLEVAETEDAFYGMMTRLEFLPNSPTMMNAGTDAGTLSACFVLPLEDSMSAIMKTASDIAMVQKFGGGTGVPLSNLRQKGAHISSTHGKACGPIAVLRHLSSVSTMITQGGKRDGANMAVMSVHHPDIEEFIDCKRREGEIHNFNISVGATDEFMQAVVNGGTIAEIDPVTQEPTGVERDARALFTKIVQGAWRNGEPGMIFLDEVNRRQPTPHLGSMEATNPCGEQPLLPYESCNLGSINLTRMLSFGPDGAEIDWDLLRSTVRLAAHFLDNTIDANNYSVPEIEKMNLLTRKTGLGVMGFADMLVRLGVPYDSEEGVEIGRAVMQFIAGEARAESERLAGERGPFLAWEGSRQQLAGMTPQRNACQLTVAPTGTISMIAGCSSGIEPIFALAFRKHNILEGQTLFYVDSAFEAVARHEGFYSDEIAEWLSTGNSLQDSDEAPDWVREVFATAPDIAPEWHVRMQAAFQESTDAAISKTINFPNSATVDDVENTYMQAWETGCKGITVYRAGSREKEVLTAGTAETSALQPVQEVEAEQHRTMRRRPPQVRGVTERVRTSHGNMYITINFDEDGKPFEVFTALGKAGSSDQAQLEGISRLVSMALRSGVDPDAIVAQLRGITDEPVWSEGTLVRSAPDALALALARVCGMEPGSPYGEQYALFAKESASGGIALPLAPAAPEARPVISHWGRCPECSGQLIYEEGCAKCYECGYNKCG
- a CDS encoding pitrilysin family protein, producing the protein MFQQATLSNGLRVITSAMPHTRSVTLGFLVVGGSRYESDDEAGAFHFVEHLCFKGTPTRPTPRMVSETMDRVGGLMNATTAREVTTYWCKVARPHFDIAADLIVDMVRNPLFDPIELEKERGVILEELAASRDHPDSRAGLLIDQTMWPDQPLGRDVGGTADSVKALSRDAMLRLVNHQYVPSNAVITVAGNIDHEEIVGYFERSMGDWPTGDPLDYYPVVLDQQAPRVNVENRKSEQAHICLGFHGVSTEHPQRYAYDMLSSVLGEGMSSRLFMELREERGLAYEAHSGTAHYRDAGAMEVYAAVDPRNASLALETILAELAKLKDGVPEDELDKAREYAKGRLLLRMEDTRNVALWLGSQRLTRQHVSTPDDIVERIDAVTTEDLQQAAREMLVPQNLNVAIVGPFRNPARFERLVESANLN
- the nrdR gene encoding transcriptional regulator NrdR, with protein sequence MRCPYCDHDDSRVTDSRDASDGIKRRRECARCGLRFTTVERPFTAAQLVVKRDGRREEFDREKVRSGILISCAKLPVSSQAIDRLVDDVERQIVTLGKAEVPGTLIGRLVMEGLKALDHVAYVRFASVYRNFTDLESFAQEVEALQRDPDPNTAAALEAQLSLPMPGGETPEKTVRRPKKPAAGG
- a CDS encoding cytochrome c — encoded protein: MGRRTTLRRSLVAVIMVGALALLVQAACDREPASTGAVGPTPRAATTAAASPTPAHPGQANYVTHCAACHGVSGEGQPNWFARGPDGLLPAPPHDNSGHTWHHGDGYLFQVTKRGGLTFAMPGQPSGMPGFDLEMTDAEIIEVLEYIKRFWGADEREFQRSASVGDPYP